In Pirellulales bacterium, the following are encoded in one genomic region:
- a CDS encoding TIGR00266 family protein translates to MQTEIRNRPSFANVLVQLDVGDRIVAEAGAMAMMSGSVAMTTRWSGGPLRAVLKRIFGSESLFVNEFTANGPGELVLTQAVPGDIECLALAGTTLYLQPGAYLASDPDVKLELGWAGWRSFIVGEGLFRLKVSGQGRVWFGAYGGIFSREVDEEYIVDSGHLVAYEPTIQIRVGMAGGLLTSFFSGEGIVTRVRGPGRIYMQSRNFSALAAWTNSHLW, encoded by the coding sequence ATGCAGACCGAAATCCGCAATCGTCCGTCGTTCGCCAACGTGCTTGTGCAGTTGGACGTCGGCGACCGCATCGTCGCCGAGGCGGGCGCCATGGCGATGATGAGCGGGTCGGTCGCCATGACGACCCGCTGGAGCGGCGGGCCGCTGCGGGCCGTTCTAAAACGGATCTTCGGCAGCGAGTCGCTGTTCGTGAACGAATTCACCGCCAACGGTCCCGGGGAGCTCGTCCTCACGCAGGCGGTTCCCGGCGACATCGAGTGCCTCGCCCTTGCCGGGACGACGCTGTACCTGCAGCCCGGCGCCTATCTGGCCAGCGACCCCGACGTGAAGCTCGAGCTCGGCTGGGCCGGGTGGCGCAGCTTCATCGTCGGCGAGGGACTGTTCCGACTCAAGGTGAGCGGCCAGGGGCGGGTGTGGTTCGGGGCCTACGGCGGCATCTTCTCGCGCGAGGTCGACGAGGAGTATATCGTCGATTCGGGTCATCTGGTCGCATACGAGCCGACGATCCAGATCCGCGTCGGCATGGCCGGCGGTCTGCTCACCAGCTTTTTCAGCGGCGAGGGGATCGTCACCCGCGTCCGCGGCCCGGGACGCATTTACATGCAAAGCCGTAACTTCAGCGCCCTGGCGGCCTGGACGAACTCGCATTTGTGGTAG
- the panB gene encoding 3-methyl-2-oxobutanoate hydroxymethyltransferase: MTVPKFSALKNSGRKIAMATAYDHAFGRLVDAAGVDAVLVGDSLAMVVQGRENTLPVTLDEMIYHAELVGRAVNRALVVVDMPFPTYHLGPAKAIDAAGRILKESRCQAVKLEGGESQADTIAALVKAGIPVMAHCGLGPQSVHQLGGYRVQRDERRILQDARAAAEAGAFAMVLECIPAALAMKATEAVEIPTIGIGAGPDCDGQVLVLHDVLGLSEASPRFVKQYADLSTATIDAVQRYCEEVRSGAFPAAEHGYE; this comes from the coding sequence CTCGGCGCTCAAGAACTCGGGCCGGAAGATTGCGATGGCGACGGCCTACGATCACGCGTTCGGTCGGCTCGTCGACGCGGCGGGGGTCGACGCGGTGCTTGTGGGAGACAGCTTGGCGATGGTCGTCCAGGGGCGCGAGAACACGCTGCCTGTGACGCTCGACGAGATGATCTACCACGCCGAGCTGGTCGGCCGGGCGGTGAATCGGGCGCTCGTGGTGGTCGACATGCCGTTTCCCACCTACCACCTGGGTCCGGCCAAGGCGATCGACGCGGCGGGGCGAATCCTGAAGGAGTCCCGCTGCCAAGCGGTCAAGCTCGAAGGGGGCGAGTCGCAGGCCGACACAATCGCGGCGCTCGTCAAGGCGGGGATCCCGGTCATGGCCCACTGCGGGCTGGGGCCGCAAAGCGTGCATCAGCTCGGCGGGTATCGGGTCCAGCGGGACGAACGTCGCATCCTGCAAGACGCTCGGGCGGCGGCCGAAGCGGGAGCGTTCGCCATGGTGCTGGAGTGCATCCCCGCGGCGCTCGCCATGAAGGCGACCGAGGCGGTCGAGATCCCCACGATCGGCATCGGCGCGGGGCCCGACTGCGACGGCCAAGTGCTGGTGTTGCACGACGTGCTGGGGTTGAGCGAAGCCTCTCCGCGGTTCGTCAAGCAGTACGCCGACCTTTCGACCGCGACGATCGACGCGGTGCAGCGGTACTGCGAGGAAGTCCGCAGCGGCGCGTTCCCCGCCGCGGAACACGGGTACGAATAG